In Sorangium aterium, the genomic stretch CCGACGGGGGGCGGGCAACGGCTCACGCTCCAGCACGACGAGCCTGATCTGCTCTCGGCCGAACCGGACGACTACGAGGGTGTGCGGGAGTTCGATGCGCACTCGGCGGATTACGACGCTCTCGTCCGCCCCTTTTCCGATCCGATCGTCGCCGAGATGATCGGGCTCCTCCGGCCGCACCTGGCGCGGAACGCGCGGATCCTGGATCCGTCAGCCGGGCCGGGGAGCGCGGCGATCCAGCTCTCGTGGCTGGTCCCCGAGGGGGAGGTGATCGCCGCCGATCTCTCGCGAGGCATGGTGGAGACGGCCCATCGCAACGCGCGGGCGGCGGGGTGTCGGAACATGGCGTTTTTCCAGGCCGACGTGGCGCGGCCTCCGGCCGCGTTCGAGGGCTATTTCGACGCGATCTTCTGCTGCCTGTCGTTTCACCATTATCCGGACGGAGCGGCCGCCGCGCGCGCGTTCCGGGCGGTCCTGGCGCCGCACGGGAAGGCATTCATCGCCGATCCCGGGCCCGCCTGGTTCATCGAGCTTGCCCGGACGATCTCGGTGCTCGCGGATCCGGGGTTCGTCCAGCACCGGACGGGGGAGGAGTTTCAG encodes the following:
- a CDS encoding class I SAM-dependent methyltransferase, with the protein product MNDGIRLYLMHQLALSLHWWNAVVFQPAIYRKKLGLYVPATLGAPPAPGVPTGGGQRLTLQHDEPDLLSAEPDDYEGVREFDAHSADYDALVRPFSDPIVAEMIGLLRPHLARNARILDPSAGPGSAAIQLSWLVPEGEVIAADLSRGMVETAHRNARAAGCRNMAFFQADVARPPAAFEGYFDAIFCCLSFHHYPDGAAAARAFRAVLAPHGKAFIADPGPAWFIELARTISVLADPGFVQHRTGEEFQRLFTEAGFSSVYWVEALPGIGVTIASV